AGCTTTACAATCACCGTTTAAAGTATGTTCCATCAGCGCCAACATTTGCTGGACGCAGGAAACGTCACAATGTGAATCATGCCTGAAGTGAATGAATACAGGCAGTGAAAAACACCCATATAGTTCCCCGAATTTGACGCATGTGACCTTACACTGAGATAGTGGAAGATCTAGTGACGAAGGCAGCTGGAAATCAGTTTGTTTCTGtggaaatattaattattaattagcaGTTTATGTGTTATTTAGTGTCCTGTGTGTTTTAGGACACTTTGCCTTCAGTATGCTTATTTTTACATAAGTTTGTAAAAATGGTGCTTGTGCTGCACTTTGATTTATCATGTGGCTTTCTTACACTATAAATTGAGAGAGTGAGGAAGGAGGAAGACAGTTGTATCACGtttatattacaaaagcttCGTAAGGTTGGCATGATCTGTTCATTGTTGCGCATTTACAGTACCTGCCAGTATCAGGTTACGGTCACATCTATACTACAGTTAATACTTTCTGATTTCACGTGGACAGATTTGATATGAATGTTATGCTGTATCTTTGAATAAGTTGAGCAAAAGCTTCTAACAGTTGAGTTTGGATGTTTTACTTTTGTAAAATCTGGTCAGTTTTGGGGAAAAGAGCTGTGCACAATGCTTTGTTTGTAGTCTTTCATCTTTCAAGTGAACACATGACGTTTGAAAAAGGTTTGATGTCACGCTCATGTCAAAAGGGAAATGTCTGGATCTGAATATTTGTCTTTCTATAGATAAACTGCAGAAGCATTATCCCCCTTTGTCTCCTGTTGTAAAGATTCCTTCACTTGCATAATCCTTCATAAAAGATCCACCAGGAGAGACAGATCTACCCATTTTCTTTTactgtttctgtcattttttctaaatatagaATAATAgtttcaaaaacattgtttaaccAAATTATTATAAAGTAAAACTAAGATAGCACAACTTGTTCTGAGAGAAAACATCATAAATGACAAATTgcttttacatgttttacacATCAATCAAAATCTGTGCCTCACTTAATTTATAAAAGATTTAGCCGTCTTGATTTTTCACTGGTGTAAATGAAATTACAGGGAACCAGTACCTCTTTAgtttttatggatttttctttAAAGTTAAGACGTATTTCCTAAAATAGCTATTCTGAGATCTTGTCTCAATCTTGTGAGAAGTCAATATCTTTGTAGTCTAGAGACAAAGAAGTGAAATGACGACCGGCTAAAGTTTGACATAATTCGTTTGCAACCTcagagatatttttttttttttttcatgttttcactcATCATAGTATCTGTGCTGTTGTTTTGTGACAGGCCCGAGCTGCTTTACGGACTCGTGAACACGCTGCTAACGTAAGTGTGTTATCTTTGCTCAGTGGTTCTTTTCTTTACAGTGATGCACCTTCTTTTGTCTCTCTGAGTAGAAAAGAACTAGTTGTACCAGAACGAAATGCAATCTGTGCTGTGTATAAAGGTGTGGTcatttacatctatgtttttaaATCAGTGCAACAACTCTCCTGTTGCCCAAGACTAGTCGTGTACAGACTAAAATAAGCATCAACAGCATGATCTTAGAAACCGTTTTTAATGGGACTGAGGTCAAAACTTAAcctacatttctgcattttttacaTCTTCAAACATCATTTTCACAAGTCTCCCAGCTTACAGGGAATGTTCTCGGAACTTTCACTGATGGTCTGCCAGCATGTTATCAAAGTTATGAACAAACATTCTTCCGGTAACGTTAATAGAATGTTCGTTCAGAGTTATCTGGTCTTTAATAACGTTCTCAGTAAGcacaaaaaacatcattcaTGGAGCGTTTTTTCCTGGAATGTTTTAGATGGactactgttttttaaatgttactgtttcAGTTCCTGTAATGTTTgcttaacaataaaaaaaaaaacatttgaacatttagAAAACATAAGAATGACACTTTTATAACTTAACAGGATCGTTATTGAACATTCATAGAACATGTTTGTATCAGCTAGGCAGCTGTCTGACTCTGAGCTCAAATATAATACTCAACACTCTGCATGAAGCTTGTTggttttgtgtttgagtttgaatTTGTGTTGGAAACCACCAGCCATAGAGTGATGGATTGCTGTTTGGCCTGAGCAGTGatggttttatttaaagttaagcAACATTTGATGAATCTCTGAATCAAATACACAGTAAAGGTTCACTGAATTGTGGATTGTGTAGTTATAGGTTTCGTCGTGTTAATCCTAGCTTTACAATCACTGTTTAGAGTATGTTCCATCAGTGCCAACATTTGCTGGACGCAGGAAACGTCACAATGTGAATCATGCCTGAAGTAAATGAATACAGGCAGTGAAAAACACCCATTTGTTCCCCGAATTTGACGCATGTGACCTTACACTGAGATAGCGGAAGATCTAGTGACAGAGGCAGCTGGAATTCAATTTGTCTCTGTGAAAATATGAATTGTTAATTAGCAGTTTATGTGTTATTTAGTATcctgtgtgttttatatttagtgtttttcctgtgattgttttatttaaagttaagcAACATTTGATGAACCACTGAATCAAATACATAGTAAAGGTCCACTGAATTGTGGATTGTGTAGTTACAGtggttgaaaaaaacaaacaaaaaaaaaaaatatctctttGTCTTTGGTATTGACTAAGGAAAGAAGACTCTGTGGAAAAAAGACTTCACgtcaagctatttaaaaatggttttgactttttgtttgtgttccCAGCCTGACGATAAATAACAAAAAGGTGTGAAAGAATCCAGATTCTTTAAATTGCATTCCTGATCATGCACATATGTgtaagtgtgtttttttgtgtttgaagaCATGGGAATTTCACGTATTTGTCTTTCTTCTGGGTGTGAAGCTTCAACCAACACTGTCGCTTCTTTATGTCTATGTAACCGTGCCAGAGAAACTGGTAAAGCAGCTTGACAGTAACTTACGTTGATCTATATTATCTATGCTGGCGGTCTtacttaaaataactaacaACACCAGATAAGGTTGTgtaccagtgtttttttttcagaccagCCAAACAAAAGACTCATTTTATCATGCttgttttgtaatttctttatttacttttttctcacattgaGTATACTGATGAATGACATGTTGCTCTGACAATAAATTAGCAACAACTGGAAACAACAAAGTAAATGTCTAAACCTCACCCTGAGTAAATATTTGGAAAAGAGTTTGCACGTACAAAGGCTGAAGGAGGCAGTGATTGGATGGCATCTCTCAACTCTGACATACTGCAATAACCCTTTTCTTTAACCGTGGTAACCAAAATGTATGCCAAAATATCCACTAGTATGAAAAGATCACGATACATTAGTATGGCATCATCATCAAAGTGTAAAAGATTAGAAACGTGAAAATGAGTCAGTGAGATTTACTAGCCTTTTgtggctttattttttttatttatttatttgtttgtttgttttattttatacatgaaagtatattttgtgtttttgcttgtaTGATGTTGGCTTTGTATGTTCTTTTGTTGAAATCTTGGTATGAATGCATTTCTCTAataacacagacataaaaatgtcttttaaaccTTAATGTCACACATAACGTAAATACTGTTTAacgatatttatttatatatatatatttatatataactatgTATATTCATGCATAGAGAGGCATTTACTGAGAAAAGGACCAGTATTTGTCAGACTCCTTTTGTGATGAAGAAAACTGCTGTCAGTCAAGTGCATCACCTGATGACGGTAAAAACTGTGATTATTTCAGGTATTTTACAGCATAAAAAGAAGATGTGAATATGAGCTGTAGTTTTGTTTCAGGAGTGCTGCTCCTCCCTTTGTCATTATATTGTATGTTGATGTTGCCTTTACCCTCGACTGTGCATATGACGAAGTCTGAAGTACAAAAAGAATTAACGTTAAAACTAGTGTGTCCAACCCTCCCGGTCCCGCCCTGAGTTATTAAAGTCAGAGAATCTCTGACATCTTCATCATTGATCCTGAACTCCTTGAATATCTCACACACAGGTAAGACATGCTTTGAAATTTCTTTAAAAGCGGCTGTTAACCTGCTGaatgaattttcatcagtccAGAGACAGATACAGATAATAACATTGCATTACAGAAAGATTTCACAAATGAGATGGCTGATtgcattatattatgtattaggATGTTTATTGTGcaacaaataacaaaatctCAGAACTGCACTTTTatgagttttgttttgtttgtttgtttttaatttacctTTTGCCTAAAGTGTTTGTTATCATTCGTTAAACAGATAGAATTTGCTTcgatattttgttttataattcagATACACTGATATATGTTTGATTGACTGAAGTGTACAAATATTTGTTGGACCACTATTTCTTCCTTGTGTTCATATACCAATgcaagctgttttttgtttattttatttatttgtttgtttgtttatactaGTTTGATCTTAAATTATAGATCTTATTATGCATGTATTGAATGAACATGAGATAGCctattttttgaatatattgtatttttggaTTACAGTTGAAATTAGTCATAAAAGTGGAAGTCACAATTATGTATTGTTgatttttgatgcatttttacACACTTTTTTATCTACTCTGGTGGGGGGGGGGAGCTTTTGTGTTATTGGATGGTGCTATCATGTCCGAACAGCTCAACTTTTAGTTCATAGCTACAAACTATGGAATGACTAAAGAGCTGCTGACTTCTAAaccatacatttaaaaaaaaatgctcacaTTTAGTTTTGAGGATGAATTTTTTAGGATCAGTCAAATTCTGAAATTTTATTCTTACCATAGTAAAAAGGTTGAATGGTTGCACTGTGTCATATATACTGTGGTGTATTTGAATATGCACATCAATTAAGCATAACTTCTTAGATTGCATAGTATAGCTAAGATAGCATCTTAGTTCCACCAAACAAGCAGCCACTGCTGAGATAAAGAAATGTAAAGAGGTTAAGCAACACTCATATGCTTATTtaaggttaaacatttaaagtgaCATAATATTTATCAGTAACATATTGCTAAGTAAACAATGTTAAATAGACTAAGGTGTTGATGAATTGAGAATCCAGGCTCATGCTTGTTTGTGTCTGCAAAGGAAtgataaaagaaacaaaatgacagGTAAAATCTTTCATATAAAGTCTGTCTGTGGTTAATGgctttttaaatcaattttaaatggtccaaaatatttataatttgctAATTATACAAGCTGAAttgttttctcttctttttttttaattacaggtAACAGAAACTTCAAGATTAACAGATATATAAGCACACAAAGATCACTGATGAGGAGAAAATGGATCTATGTGGCTATCCTGGGGATAGCATGTGTGACCCTTGGAGTCAATGGGAACAATACAACAAGCAGTAGCAACTCCACAGGCAGCTGGATATCTTCTAACATGACTACCAACCTGACCCAGACGCAACCACCCAGCATGACCACCAACCTGACCCAGACGCACCCACCCAGCATGACCACCAACCTAAACCAGGTCGGTTCCTTTAACATAACCACAAACTTGACTCAGACAGGTCCTCCCAACCTTACCCAGACGGGCCCTCTTAACATGACAACAAACCCAACCCAGACAGGCCCTCTCAACATGACCACAAACCCAAACCAGACGGGCCCTCTCAACATAACTACAAACCCAACCCAGATTGGCTCTTTTAACATGACCACATACCCAACCCAAATGGGCCTTCTCAACATGACCACAAACCCAACCCAGATGGGTCCTTTTAACATGACCACATATCCAACCCAAATGGGCCCTTTTAACATGACCACCAACCTGACCCAAACACACCCTCACACCACCCAGATGGGCCCTCTCAACATGACCATGAACCCAACCCAGATGGGCCCTTTTAACATCACCACATACCCAACCCAACTCGGCCCTCTCAACATGACCACCAACCCTGGGACCTCTCAACATGAAACCCAACAGATGGGCCCTCTCAACATGACCACATGACCAAACCAACCCAAACCCAACCCAAATGGGCCGTCTCAACATGACCACAAACCCAACCCAGATGGGCCCTTTTAACATGACCACATACCCAACCCAACTTAGCCCTCTCAACATGACCACCAACCTGACCCAAACACACCCTCCCAGCATGACCACCAACCTAAACCAGGTCGGTTCTCTTAACATAACCACAAACTTGACTCAGACAGGTCCTCCCAACCTTACCCAGACGGGCCCTCTTAAGATGACAGCAAACCCAACCCAGATGGGCCCTCTCAACATGACCACAAACCCAACCCAGATGGGCCCTTTTAACATGACCACATACCCAACCCAACTCGGCCCTCTCAACATGACCACCAACCTGACCCAAACACACCCTCCCAGCATGACCACATACCCAACCCAAATGGGCCCTCTCAATATGACCACCAACCTGACCCAGACACACCCACCCAGCATGACCACCAACCTAAACCAGGTCGGTTCCCTTAACATAACCACAAACTTGACTCAGACAGGTCCTCCCAACTTTACCCAGACGGGCCCTCTTAACATGACAGCAAACCCAACCCAGACAGGCCCTCTCAACATGACCACAAACCCAAATCAGATGGGGCCTCTCAACATAACTACAAACCCAACCCAGATTGGCTCTTTTAACATGACCACAAACTTCACCCAAACACACCCTCCTAACATAACCAACATGCTGCCCCAAACACAACCTCCCAATATAACCACCAACCTGACCCAAACACACCCTTCTAACATAACCACCAACCTGACCCAAACACACCCTCCTAACATAACCAACATGCTGCCCCAAACACACCCTCCCAATATAACCACTAACCTCACACAAACATACTCTCCCAACATAACCACCAACctgacacaaacacaccctCCTAACATAACCAACATTCTGCCCCAAACACAACCTCAAAACATTACCACCAACCTTACGCAAACAAGTCCTCCCACCGTAACAAACCTGACCCAGACGCGCCCTCCCAACATCACCACAAACCCGACCCAAGCAGGCCCCCTCACTGTAACAAACATCATAACAACGTCAGGCTCTAATACTCAATCACTAGTAAGTCTTGTCTTTTTACTGTTTATAAATGGAAATGGCTATCTTGACTGCTAAAGCGCAAGTTCTTTTTAATTGCAGGAAATCACTAGCAGGGATAACTGCAGGAGGGATAGAGCATGTTTCTCCGCTCCACCTTCCTGTAATCCAGGTGCAGAAGGTTCCTGCTATTTCCTCTCCACAAGAGGAGTAAACggaaatgcaaataattttacttttgaaaTCAGTGGCGAGTCAGATGGTTACATTGGAGCCGGCCTCTCTCGAAACAGCAGTGTAAGTGATCAAATCCTGTTGCTTTTTTAATcaggcatttattttattagattaaaatgcctcaatattaaacattacattttggtTAAATTGAAGAATGGGAATCTGGTTCTCTGACTAATCTACTTTTCTTGCCCATAGGGTCAAGATGCCACCGTCTATTCTTGTGCCAATGTCAATGGTGTACTGAAGTTAATCCGTTCCACACTGAACAATCAAATACTGACTCAGGATAATACAGTAAGGCCCTTATACAAAGAGCATTAATGCATAAAAGCCTAATAAAATATACTAGCTATGACAGCCTCATTCTCTAGTCACTAACTGGTAACACCCAGAAATAACTCATCAAATGTCTTCCTGTAGTTATTTACTCTTGTGGAAGAGTTGTGGCCCGCTTCTTAAGCTCTAGCTCAGTGATATTTGTAGGCTTTTAAACATGAACTGtgcatttgaataatttttcattagttCACTGCACTGACTACCCATTCCAAAAgtacattttctcattttcagcCATTTTGAGCTATGCTTTTATGTTTCAGGCAATTTTTgtgtcagaattgcaaagatTTTCCCACAGCATTATATATGACATCTCAGTTGTGGTGTCAGTGCCATCTTAGCAGTGCAATATTATTACTTCTGTTGTCCCACAGTTCATCCCGGGAAGCTTCCGTGGCTCAGTGACCGGAAGAAAGATTCAGTGCATTTTCAGTGCTTCAGGTCTCAGCAGCCTCACTCGTGCTGCAACAACAGAAACTTTTGTCTTCCTTTTAACAGGCAGCGTATCAAATGGTCAGTGCATCACTTTGATCAACTAACTgacatatattttgttttgaagcAGAAGTAAACAATTTTCTTTCCTCTACTCCTTTTCCCAGGTGTACTAGATTCTCCAGTCAGCAGACTGGCCACAAGTGGGTCAGTGGACTTAAGCAACCCGAACAGCACTGACGTTTCAGTAATAATACCCAGTACAAATGACACTGCATCTAATATCACAGCAACAACAACCACCACTGTGGCATCTACGAACCTGACCCAGACAGTCTATCCCAACATGACCACCAATCTGACCCAGACGCACCCACCCAGCATGACCACCATCCTAAACCAGGTTGGTCCCCTCAACATAACCACAAACTTGACTCAGACAGGCCCTCCCAACATAACCCCAAACTTTACCCAGACAGGCCCTCTTAACATGACCACAAACCCAACCCAGATGGGCCCTCTCAACATGACCACAAACCTGAACCCAACACACCCTCCCAATATAACCACTAacctcacacaaacacactctccCAACATAACCAACATGCTACCCCAAACACACCCTCCCAACATAACCACCAACCTGACCCAAACACACCCTCTTAACATGACCAACATGCTGCCCCAAACACAACCTCCCAACATAACCACCAACCTGACCCAAACACACCCTCCTAACGTAACCAACATCCTGCCCCAAACACAACCTCCCAACATTACCACCAACCTGACCCAAACACAACCTCCCAACATAACCACCAACctgacacaaacacaccctCCTAACATAACCAACATTCTGCCCCAAACACAACCTCCCAACATTACCACCAACCTTACCCAAACAAGTCCTCCCACCGTAACAAACCTGACCCAGACACGCCCTCCCAACATCACCACAAACCCGACCCAGGCAGGCCCCCTCACTGTAACAAACATCATAACAACGTCAGGCTCTAATACTCAATCACTAGTAAGTCTTGTCTTTTTACTGTTTATAAATGGAAATGGCTATCTTGACTGGTGAAACgcaaattcttttttatttcaggaaaTCGCTAACAGGGATAACTGCAGGAGGGACAGAGCATGTTTCTCCGCTCCACCTTCCTGTAATCCAGGTGCAGAGGGTTCCTGCTATTTCCTCTCCACAAGAGGAGTAAGCGGAAATGCAGATAATTTTACCTTTGAACTCAGTGGCGAATCTGATGGTTACATCGGAGCCGGTCTCTCTCGAGACAGCAGTGTAAGAGATCAAATCCTGTTGCTTTTTAAATCATGTATTTCCTTTAATagaacataaaattta
The sequence above is a segment of the Labeo rohita strain BAU-BD-2019 chromosome 7, IGBB_LRoh.1.0, whole genome shotgun sequence genome. Coding sequences within it:
- the si:cabz01007794.1 gene encoding uncharacterized protein si:cabz01007794.1, whose product is MRRKWIYVAILGIACVTLGVNGNNTTSSSNSTGSWISSNMTTNLTQTQPPSMTTNLTQTHPPSMTTNLNQVGSFNITTNLTQTGPPNFTQTGPLNMTANPTQTGPLNMTTNPNQMGPLNITTNPTQIGSFNMTTNFTQTHPPNITNMLPQTQPPNITTNLTQTHPSNITTNLTQTHPPNITNMLPQTHPPNITTNLTQTYSPNITTNLTQTHPPNITNILPQTQPQNITTNLTQTSPPTVTNLTQTRPPNITTNPTQAGPLTVTNIITTSGSNTQSLEITSRDNCRRDRACFSAPPSCNPGAEGSCYFLSTRGVNGNANNFTFEISGESDGYIGAGLSRNSSGQDATVYSCANVNGVLKLIRSTLNNQILTQDNTFIPGSFRGSVTGRKIQCIFSASGLSSLTRAATTETFVFLLTGSVSNGVLDSPVSRLATSGSVDLSNPNSTDVSVIIPSTNDTASNITATTTTTVASTNLTQTVYPNMTTNLTQTHPPSMTTILNQEIANRDNCRRDRACFSAPPSCNPGAEGSCYFLSTRGVSGNADNFTFELSGESDGYIGAGLSRDSSGQGATVYSCANVNGALRFFRSTLNNQILSQDNTFIPGGFRGSLNGRKIQCIFTAAGLSSITRAATTDPYVFLLTGSLSNGSLDSPVTRLSTNGSVDLSNPNSTDVSVIIPSTNSTTAAPNTTASNVNATLNTTASSNTTASSNATTSTTSGVSTAVDKVTKDNCKKDRACFSTPANCEPSSSSSCFFVSTRGVNGNSDNLTFELSGDANGYIAVGLSQDNKEGDGDTVYSCVNENGTAKFIRATLNNTVLTPDKTFSPGSFRGTVSGTRIQCIFIAAGLSSTTRAANTTTFLFFFTGNYTNGTLGSPVTQMFTSSSVDLTNTNSSDVAIITPTTNTTTTTVSSTTTAKPATTAGSNALHHAASQAALVILSGILAVLLL